A region of Salarchaeum japonicum DNA encodes the following proteins:
- a CDS encoding SHOCT domain-containing protein, whose product MASSDQLDTTTILLIVLGAFILLPLLTMGMGFGGMMGYGGMMGQYGTTGGWWPLIGMLVPVIFLLALLGGGYLIFRRMSETQTSHNPAMEELRLAYARGDLTDEEFEARREKLEQSE is encoded by the coding sequence ATGGCATCATCGGATCAACTGGATACGACGACGATACTGCTCATCGTCCTCGGAGCGTTCATCCTCCTTCCCTTGCTCACAATGGGTATGGGGTTCGGTGGGATGATGGGATACGGAGGAATGATGGGCCAGTACGGTACCACAGGTGGTTGGTGGCCCCTCATCGGGATGCTCGTCCCGGTCATCTTCCTCCTTGCGCTTCTGGGCGGTGGATATCTCATCTTCCGGCGGATGAGCGAGACACAGACGTCTCATAATCCCGCGATGGAAGAGTTACGTCTGGCGTACGCTCGTGGCGATCTCACGGACGAAGAGTTCGAAGCCCGACGAGAAAAGCTCGAACAATCAGAGTGA
- a CDS encoding ABC transporter permease encodes MNRTTTAFSIGIKEQARNYVLVALLVVLPVSFITLAFAVTQDVEMPVRTLVDGETATVMRGMPEVHGVIMTPITSALIAGLAGLFLMREAKDTDGRLAVAGYRAWQVIAARFGVLAAITLIVTGVSVGVMLVDFQPEYLWWFVAAMLVVSVTYGLIGMLVGAVFNRLAGMWLMLILPMLDIGLFQDPLFIQSEPDWWMKLFPGYWPVRVMVDTGLTTDVDTALSLVWATGYLLLVAVLAIGVYYRATQAS; translated from the coding sequence ATGAACCGTACGACAACGGCGTTCTCGATCGGCATCAAAGAACAGGCGCGTAACTACGTCCTCGTCGCTCTACTGGTCGTCCTACCGGTCTCGTTCATCACGTTGGCGTTCGCAGTCACCCAGGACGTCGAGATGCCGGTTCGGACGCTCGTCGACGGTGAGACGGCGACGGTCATGCGGGGGATGCCTGAGGTCCACGGCGTGATCATGACGCCGATTACGAGTGCTCTCATCGCCGGACTCGCCGGGTTGTTCCTGATGCGAGAAGCCAAAGACACGGACGGTCGTCTGGCAGTCGCTGGCTATCGTGCATGGCAGGTAATCGCTGCCCGGTTTGGGGTTCTCGCAGCAATTACTCTCATCGTCACCGGTGTCTCAGTTGGTGTGATGCTCGTCGATTTCCAGCCCGAGTATCTCTGGTGGTTCGTCGCAGCGATGCTCGTCGTCTCGGTCACGTATGGTCTCATCGGGATGCTCGTCGGGGCCGTCTTCAACCGCCTAGCCGGGATGTGGCTGATGCTGATTCTCCCGATGCTCGATATCGGACTGTTTCAGGATCCGCTGTTTATTCAATCTGAACCTGATTGGTGGATGAAACTCTTTCCGGGCTATTGGCCAGTCCGTGTAATGGTCGATACCGGACTCACAACCGACGTAGATACGGCTCTCTCGTTGGTGTGGGCTACTGGATATCTTCTCCTCGTAGCCGTGCTCGCAATTGGTGTTTACTACCGAGCCACACAGGCGAGTTGA
- a CDS encoding DUF302 domain-containing protein: protein MSYTIQTKIDGEFDDVVDATNAALKDEGFGVLCDIDIQATLKEKLGEEFRQYRILGACNPPLAYEGLSVETELGALLPCNVIVYENDGGVIVVSAVDPEQLVGIADNDALDSVATEVSERFDRVLAAVTDEFGSASEA, encoded by the coding sequence ATGAGTTACACAATACAAACCAAGATTGATGGAGAGTTCGACGATGTCGTCGACGCAACGAATGCCGCGCTCAAAGACGAGGGATTCGGTGTTCTCTGTGACATCGACATTCAGGCGACGCTCAAGGAGAAACTCGGTGAGGAGTTCCGCCAGTATCGCATCCTCGGTGCGTGCAATCCTCCGCTGGCATACGAAGGGTTGAGTGTAGAAACTGAACTCGGTGCGCTCTTGCCCTGTAACGTCATCGTCTACGAGAACGATGGCGGCGTCATCGTGGTGAGTGCGGTCGACCCGGAACAGTTAGTCGGGATCGCTGATAACGACGCGCTTGACTCCGTCGCGACCGAGGTCAGCGAACGATTCGACCGCGTACTGGCAGCCGTAACTGACGAGTTCGGATCCGCATCGGAGGCCTGA
- a CDS encoding SHOCT domain-containing protein yields MTHYTNTLGRTTRRIAILAVPLLIVATGTAAAHGGGGYGGGMMGSGGWGVFSGGMGLWSFLWMGLLIVVPLYLVYSLLNRDSERSDSRPLSVLRERYARGELSDEEFERRRKQLE; encoded by the coding sequence ATGACACACTACACCAACACTCTCGGGCGGACGACTCGTCGAATCGCAATACTAGCGGTTCCGCTGTTGATTGTAGCAACGGGCACCGCAGCGGCTCACGGTGGTGGAGGCTACGGCGGCGGTATGATGGGTAGCGGCGGTTGGGGGGTCTTCAGCGGTGGAATGGGCCTCTGGAGCTTCCTTTGGATGGGGCTCCTAATCGTCGTCCCGCTCTATCTCGTCTACTCACTCCTCAACAGAGATTCTGAGAGGAGTGATAGTCGGCCGCTTTCGGTTCTTCGTGAGCGTTACGCTCGCGGTGAACTCTCCGATGAAGAGTTCGAACGTCGACGAAAGCAACTCGAGTAG
- a CDS encoding helix-turn-helix transcriptional regulator encodes MNQRPADTVVGVLLGFVLLAGGLLSWRAYQQRRAIEQSMGPMMDSSMGAIHGPDPLWYVVGTLLVAGSIGGIYYVVRGNLIDSTTDSADHIDPDQVSEATPTSIDDDASPATPINPESDPQARVLDLLPDDERRVLEPVLNSPGITQIELRDRSEFSKSKVSQTVSSLEERGLLYRERQGRTYRVYPSDDLQN; translated from the coding sequence ATGAACCAACGTCCAGCGGATACCGTCGTTGGTGTGCTCCTTGGGTTCGTCCTCTTGGCTGGCGGACTACTCAGTTGGCGGGCCTATCAACAGCGTCGCGCTATCGAGCAGTCGATGGGGCCGATGATGGACTCGTCTATGGGGGCGATTCACGGTCCAGATCCTCTCTGGTACGTGGTTGGAACCCTTCTGGTCGCAGGCAGTATCGGTGGCATCTATTACGTGGTTCGAGGGAATCTCATCGATTCGACAACCGACTCAGCGGATCACATCGACCCCGATCAGGTATCGGAGGCAACGCCTACATCGATAGACGATGACGCCTCGCCGGCGACGCCTATCAATCCTGAATCGGATCCGCAAGCGCGCGTTCTCGATCTCTTACCGGATGATGAACGACGCGTCCTTGAACCCGTCCTGAACTCGCCTGGAATCACGCAGATCGAACTTCGGGATCGATCTGAGTTCTCAAAGAGTAAAGTGAGCCAGACCGTGAGTTCACTCGAGGAGCGCGGGCTGCTGTATCGGGAACGACAGGGTCGAACCTACCGCGTGTATCCGAGTGATGACCTGCAGAACTAA
- a CDS encoding permease encodes MQVTMVEGIFEALRIGVGFLWTAAWAIIMGLTITSLVQVYVSKERMAQVLGDGDLSGLTKATAFGAASSGCSFGAVAIGKGLFKKGAHAVNFLAFMFASTNLIVELGLMILILLGWEFLLAELLGGLILIAVMAVIVHLTLPENLFAEVRETLNERDREAGVTEDPTCGMEGKDEYTLTTDGGETLKFCSEGCMETYRQETSSRGGWRDELLSWGGWYKVGNQYRKEWSMIWKDVIAGFLISGFVIVFVPQWVWNTLFIQGDGLLVTAENAVMGVIIAVLSFVGSMGNVPFAVALWGGGVSFAGIIAFVYADLITVPVLNVYRKYYGWKIMLYILGVFFVTMAFTGFLMELLFDALGIVPDLAGGETATEQTYFELNYTFYLNIIAFALSGFLLYVYRRGIGAPGQYRDPVCGMRTDDEGPSASNDGMTYYFCSKTCKRAFEEEPTEFADQSPQITNHDHDH; translated from the coding sequence ATGCAGGTGACGATGGTCGAGGGCATCTTCGAAGCCCTCCGAATCGGTGTTGGGTTCCTCTGGACGGCGGCGTGGGCGATCATTATGGGACTCACGATCACGAGTCTCGTCCAGGTCTACGTCTCCAAGGAGCGAATGGCACAGGTGCTGGGCGACGGTGATCTGAGCGGGCTCACCAAGGCGACTGCGTTCGGGGCGGCGAGCAGTGGGTGCAGCTTCGGTGCCGTAGCCATCGGGAAAGGTTTGTTCAAGAAGGGGGCGCACGCGGTCAACTTTCTCGCGTTCATGTTCGCGTCGACGAATCTGATCGTAGAACTCGGGCTGATGATTCTGATTCTGCTCGGCTGGGAGTTCCTCCTAGCGGAACTGCTGGGTGGCCTCATCCTCATCGCCGTGATGGCGGTGATCGTCCACCTCACGCTTCCCGAGAATCTCTTTGCCGAAGTTCGAGAAACGCTCAACGAGCGCGACCGTGAGGCGGGCGTCACCGAAGACCCGACCTGCGGGATGGAAGGCAAAGACGAGTACACGCTCACGACTGACGGCGGTGAGACGCTCAAATTCTGCTCGGAGGGCTGTATGGAGACCTACCGCCAGGAGACGTCGAGTCGCGGCGGGTGGCGTGACGAGTTGTTGTCGTGGGGTGGCTGGTACAAAGTTGGGAACCAGTACCGCAAGGAGTGGTCGATGATCTGGAAGGACGTCATCGCCGGCTTCCTTATTTCTGGGTTCGTCATCGTCTTCGTCCCGCAGTGGGTGTGGAACACGCTGTTCATTCAGGGCGACGGCCTGCTCGTGACTGCCGAGAACGCCGTCATGGGCGTCATCATCGCCGTCCTCAGTTTCGTCGGCAGTATGGGCAACGTCCCGTTCGCCGTCGCGCTGTGGGGCGGTGGCGTCAGCTTCGCCGGGATCATCGCGTTCGTCTACGCCGACCTCATCACCGTGCCCGTGCTGAACGTCTACCGGAAGTACTACGGCTGGAAGATCATGCTGTACATCCTTGGCGTCTTCTTCGTGACGATGGCGTTCACTGGCTTCCTCATGGAGTTGCTGTTCGACGCCCTCGGCATCGTACCAGATCTGGCCGGTGGCGAGACGGCGACCGAACAGACGTACTTCGAGCTCAACTACACGTTCTACCTCAATATTATCGCCTTCGCGCTCTCCGGGTTCCTCCTGTATGTCTACCGACGTGGAATCGGCGCACCAGGTCAGTATCGTGATCCGGTGTGTGGTATGCGGACCGACGATGAGGGGCCGAGTGCGTCCAATGATGGAATGACGTACTATTTTTGCTCGAAGACCTGTAAGCGGGCATTCGAGGAAGAGCCCACGGAATTTGCTGATCAAAGCCCGCAGATAACAAACCACGATCACGATCACTGA
- a CDS encoding plastocyanin/azurin family copper-binding protein: MGTNDKFGVSHVRSLRTSIARSYPPKNDPDNMTHHSRRQFLGIVGASAVASTGFAQSANAQETPIVEMGNNYFDPIGLRVDPGTTVQFELAAGAHSATAYADRIPEGASAFDSGTISDGSFEYTFETPGTYDYYCIPHKSIGMVGRIVVGSPGGPAEEDSIPDGEVPSSEAIVDQGTVAYGSSSDGSGNTGGGMMGRGGSGMMSGRNGGGVGGLPAVGGVLGMLGVLGGGLYWLGNQKSPQSTTDDSARKTLQNRYARGEIDEEEYRRRRERLDATDEDISN, encoded by the coding sequence ATGGGAACAAACGACAAGTTCGGAGTGAGTCACGTCCGAAGTCTTCGCACCAGTATCGCGCGTAGCTACCCACCGAAGAATGATCCAGACAACATGACACATCACAGCCGACGTCAATTCTTAGGCATTGTCGGTGCCAGCGCAGTCGCCAGCACCGGCTTTGCTCAGTCAGCGAACGCACAGGAGACGCCCATCGTGGAGATGGGAAACAATTACTTCGACCCAATCGGCCTACGTGTTGATCCCGGGACAACCGTTCAATTTGAACTCGCAGCGGGGGCACATTCCGCTACGGCGTACGCAGATCGTATTCCGGAGGGCGCTTCCGCCTTCGATAGTGGGACGATCTCAGACGGGAGCTTCGAATATACGTTCGAAACGCCAGGGACGTATGATTACTACTGCATCCCGCACAAGTCGATTGGGATGGTCGGACGGATCGTAGTTGGCAGTCCTGGCGGACCGGCAGAGGAGGATTCAATCCCGGATGGAGAGGTCCCATCGAGTGAGGCGATTGTTGACCAGGGTACAGTCGCCTACGGCTCAAGCAGCGATGGAAGCGGGAATACTGGTGGTGGAATGATGGGACGAGGTGGTTCTGGAATGATGAGTGGCCGCAACGGAGGTGGAGTTGGAGGGCTACCAGCTGTTGGTGGCGTACTCGGAATGCTGGGCGTTCTCGGTGGCGGGCTCTACTGGCTTGGAAACCAAAAATCTCCTCAATCGACTACCGACGACTCAGCCAGAAAAACGCTCCAGAACCGCTATGCCAGGGGCGAAATTGACGAGGAGGAGTATAGACGTCGCCGTGAGCGATTAGATGCTACTGATGAGGACATCTCCAACTGA
- a CDS encoding SHOCT domain-containing protein: MPTNSDDTRLVTLLLVIIGAVFIVPLFFMGFGMMGFGPMIGGMWGGHMWGDGTMPGWMFIVGIVMQLLFLAALLGGGYLIYRAITGSESSSDQALEELRLAYARGELTDEEYEQRREALERDT; the protein is encoded by the coding sequence ATGCCGACAAATTCAGACGACACGCGACTTGTTACGCTCCTCCTCGTTATCATCGGCGCCGTATTCATCGTCCCACTGTTCTTCATGGGCTTCGGGATGATGGGATTCGGCCCAATGATAGGCGGGATGTGGGGCGGTCACATGTGGGGTGACGGGACGATGCCTGGCTGGATGTTCATCGTCGGCATCGTGATGCAGCTACTGTTCCTCGCTGCCCTCCTCGGCGGTGGCTACCTCATCTACCGTGCGATTACGGGAAGTGAGAGTAGCTCAGACCAAGCCCTCGAGGAGCTCCGGCTCGCCTACGCCCGCGGAGAGCTGACCGACGAGGAATACGAACAGCGACGCGAAGCACTCGAACGAGATACCTGA
- a CDS encoding DUF7546 family protein, whose translation MSQATLETDRISRVLKSSTWLNLLLAAQLIAGLVYAYFTGDMGSRWTHFVLPFIWFTASVWVIWHTRPVTKRRVYRIGAALVVALYLIVMFYFSGLLGPSTSHFGQLTGPSGFGITWGRSLGWSPVFVYTGDLITVSLIPYQAVGLFALAYLVYDALLDFSQSAVGGIVGIVACPACVSPLFAVLLAGGLSGSSTMLLLGAYGYEIATVLFLMTIGILYHRQALTRQYHQFRGN comes from the coding sequence ATGTCACAAGCAACACTCGAAACTGATCGCATTAGCCGGGTTCTCAAGTCAAGCACGTGGCTCAATCTCCTCCTCGCCGCACAGTTGATCGCCGGGTTGGTGTACGCATATTTCACAGGAGATATGGGGAGCCGGTGGACCCATTTCGTCCTTCCATTTATTTGGTTCACCGCCTCAGTCTGGGTGATCTGGCACACTCGACCTGTAACGAAACGTCGAGTGTATCGTATTGGTGCCGCACTTGTCGTTGCTCTATATCTCATCGTGATGTTTTATTTTTCAGGATTACTTGGACCGAGCACCTCTCATTTCGGGCAGCTCACTGGACCAAGCGGCTTCGGAATAACGTGGGGTCGATCTTTGGGATGGAGTCCGGTCTTCGTCTATACAGGTGACCTGATCACGGTCTCGCTCATTCCTTACCAAGCGGTTGGCCTGTTCGCGCTGGCGTATCTCGTCTATGATGCATTGCTTGATTTCTCGCAGTCGGCAGTCGGAGGAATAGTCGGGATTGTGGCGTGCCCTGCCTGCGTTAGCCCGTTGTTTGCCGTACTACTTGCAGGCGGACTGAGTGGTTCTTCAACGATGTTATTGCTTGGTGCGTATGGCTACGAAATTGCGACCGTTCTGTTCCTCATGACAATTGGAATCCTCTACCATCGTCAGGCACTCACGAGGCAGTATCACCAGTTCCGAGGGAACTGA